Proteins from one Terriglobales bacterium genomic window:
- a CDS encoding malonic semialdehyde reductase, with protein MGDLLSEQALDVLFRKARTHNSWLDKPVSDDLLHRLYDLMKWGPTSANCSPARILFLRTPEAKQRLRPALSPNNVEKTMKAPVTAIVAHDMKFYELLPRLFPHNPGAREWFSNSPELAEVTAFRNGTLQGAYFILAARSLGLDCGPMSGFNNAKVDEEFFPAPISKGEPEEVMPTSPVKSNFLCNLGFGDPAKLFPRGPRLEFEEVCKLL; from the coding sequence ATGGGCGATTTATTGAGCGAGCAGGCGCTGGATGTTTTGTTTCGCAAGGCACGAACCCACAATAGCTGGCTTGATAAACCAGTAAGCGATGATCTATTGCACCGGCTGTACGACCTTATGAAATGGGGGCCGACCAGCGCCAATTGCAGCCCAGCACGCATCCTTTTCTTGCGTACGCCGGAGGCAAAGCAGAGATTGCGCCCAGCATTGTCGCCGAACAACGTGGAAAAGACGATGAAGGCCCCGGTGACGGCCATCGTCGCCCATGACATGAAATTCTATGAGTTGCTGCCCAGGCTTTTTCCTCACAATCCGGGAGCACGCGAGTGGTTCTCAAATTCGCCAGAGCTGGCTGAGGTCACGGCATTTCGCAACGGCACACTACAGGGAGCTTATTTCATTCTTGCGGCCCGCTCTTTAGGGTTGGACTGCGGCCCCATGTCCGGCTTCAACAACGCCAAGGTGGATGAAGAATTTTTTCCAGCTCCCATTTCTAAAGGCGAACCTGAAGAAGTCATGCCAACCAGTCCGGTGAAATCGAATTTCCTGTGCAACCTTGGGTTTGGAGACCCAGCGAAGCTGTTTCCGCGCGGTCCCCGGCTTGAGTTTGAGGAAGTTTGCAAGCTGTTGTGA
- the glgP gene encoding alpha-glucan family phosphorylase, which translates to MSQAALARDASHVLTLEEIGKLAAEGGKPAETLMNVVALIAKRFETDVCSAYLLEPDRANLVLAATVGLRPQCIGTLRMVIQEGLTGLVAEQVRPVAVDQVKNHPRFKYFSESGEDAYQSFLGVPLIDRGILQGVLVVQTIEARIFRENEVRMLVEAAAQVAPVVSEARTLDRFIAPVQERLWSLARNLWWSWDSDSTSLFRDLDPIRWRQVNHNPISLLGEIPLAGIKRRAEEQVLHGRINYAYRRQREYLEADRTWGARYAGILRPRPVAYFSAEFGLHESVPVYSGGLGVLAGDHIKSASDLDIPLVGIGLFYGQGYFRQRLDLKGWQQEEYLQTDLNQLPMEPAIGTNGEPVMVQIETRGGSIRAKVWRMKVGRCDLLLLDSNVPGNAPEDRELTSRLYGGDGRIRIRQELLLGVGGFRALKALGITPGVLHLNEGHSGFAVLEAIRSRMQEEGLGFNEAVPRVSREVVFTTHTPVPAGHDRFNADLMEEHLGPLREALGLSHETLMELGRENPNNPHEEFCMTVLGLKLSRRANAVSALHGEVSRTMWTGLYPGKPEDAVPIGHITNGVHVPTWLAPQMFRLYDRHLGTGWPEHSSQPQTWEGIENVDDGELWETHLSLKSRLLEFVRRRAVEQAERRGEPLETRQRLARVLSPDALTIGFARRFATYKRANLILADIEKLAAVVNDPKRPVQFVFAGKAHPHDEPGKRVLQQIAELMRDPQFSDKFVFVENYDINVGRHFVQGVDVWLNNPRRPLEASGTSGQKVVLNGGLNLSVLDGWWAEAYDGLNGFAIGTGRTHSNMNVHDTRDGEDLYRVLREEVIPLYYRRDHDGLPRGWIKRMKRTIRTLGWRFSADRMVMDYTLKCYVPAAGGTSSDMHVTL; encoded by the coding sequence ATGAGCCAAGCCGCTCTTGCGCGTGATGCGAGTCACGTCTTGACGTTGGAGGAAATCGGTAAGCTTGCGGCAGAGGGCGGCAAACCAGCCGAGACCCTCATGAATGTCGTCGCCTTAATTGCCAAACGGTTTGAGACCGATGTCTGTTCGGCATATTTGCTGGAACCTGATCGCGCCAACCTGGTGTTGGCGGCCACGGTCGGGCTTCGTCCTCAATGTATTGGCACCCTACGCATGGTCATACAAGAGGGCCTCACCGGCCTGGTGGCTGAGCAAGTGCGCCCGGTCGCCGTGGATCAGGTAAAAAATCATCCACGTTTCAAATACTTCAGTGAATCCGGAGAAGATGCTTACCAATCATTCCTTGGGGTTCCCCTGATTGATCGCGGCATCCTGCAAGGGGTCCTGGTGGTTCAAACCATCGAAGCTCGGATCTTTCGAGAGAACGAAGTCCGAATGCTGGTGGAAGCGGCCGCCCAAGTCGCGCCCGTGGTGAGCGAGGCGCGTACGCTCGACCGCTTCATTGCTCCTGTACAGGAGCGGCTCTGGTCCCTGGCCCGCAACTTATGGTGGAGTTGGGACAGTGATTCCACCAGCTTGTTCCGTGATCTTGATCCGATACGCTGGAGACAGGTCAATCACAATCCCATTTCGCTGCTGGGAGAGATTCCCCTGGCGGGAATCAAACGACGGGCCGAGGAGCAAGTGCTGCACGGCCGGATTAACTACGCCTACCGCCGCCAACGGGAGTATCTCGAAGCCGATCGGACCTGGGGCGCAAGGTATGCAGGTATTCTGCGGCCTCGTCCGGTGGCGTATTTTTCTGCTGAGTTCGGGTTGCACGAATCCGTCCCGGTATACTCCGGCGGCCTGGGGGTCCTGGCCGGCGATCACATCAAGAGCGCATCGGACCTGGATATTCCACTCGTCGGTATTGGCCTGTTCTATGGACAGGGATATTTCAGACAGCGGCTCGATCTTAAAGGCTGGCAGCAGGAAGAGTACCTGCAGACGGATCTCAATCAACTGCCCATGGAACCGGCCATTGGAACAAATGGCGAACCGGTCATGGTGCAAATTGAAACCCGGGGCGGCTCGATCCGGGCGAAAGTCTGGCGCATGAAAGTGGGGCGCTGCGATCTGCTTCTTCTTGACTCCAACGTGCCTGGGAACGCTCCCGAAGACCGGGAACTCACCTCGCGCTTGTACGGCGGAGATGGACGCATCCGGATCCGGCAAGAGTTGCTGCTCGGGGTTGGAGGCTTCCGCGCTTTGAAAGCCCTGGGGATCACACCGGGCGTCCTTCACCTGAACGAAGGCCACAGCGGATTTGCCGTGCTGGAAGCGATTCGCAGTCGTATGCAGGAGGAGGGCTTGGGCTTCAACGAAGCTGTGCCTCGTGTTTCCCGTGAAGTGGTCTTCACTACCCACACACCCGTGCCTGCCGGCCATGATCGCTTTAATGCTGACCTGATGGAAGAGCACCTTGGACCTCTCCGCGAAGCACTGGGCCTTTCCCATGAAACACTTATGGAGCTGGGACGCGAGAATCCCAACAACCCGCACGAAGAATTCTGCATGACGGTGCTGGGCCTGAAACTTTCCCGGCGCGCCAATGCAGTCTCTGCCCTGCACGGCGAAGTTTCCCGGACCATGTGGACGGGGTTATATCCTGGTAAGCCCGAGGATGCAGTTCCCATCGGGCACATTACCAATGGCGTGCATGTTCCCACCTGGCTGGCGCCGCAAATGTTTCGTCTCTATGACCGTCATCTGGGCACCGGCTGGCCCGAGCACAGCAGCCAGCCACAAACCTGGGAGGGCATTGAAAATGTGGATGACGGTGAACTCTGGGAGACCCATCTCAGCCTGAAATCACGGCTCCTGGAGTTTGTGCGTCGCCGCGCAGTTGAACAGGCTGAGCGTCGTGGTGAACCACTCGAAACCCGGCAAAGACTCGCACGAGTGTTAAGTCCTGACGCACTTACTATTGGATTTGCACGCCGCTTCGCCACTTATAAAAGAGCCAATTTGATTCTGGCCGATATTGAAAAGCTGGCCGCTGTGGTGAACGACCCTAAACGCCCAGTGCAGTTTGTGTTTGCCGGCAAGGCGCATCCGCATGACGAACCGGGCAAGCGGGTATTACAGCAGATAGCGGAGTTGATGCGTGACCCGCAGTTTTCTGACAAATTCGTTTTTGTAGAAAACTACGATATCAACGTAGGACGTCATTTCGTTCAGGGCGTGGATGTTTGGCTGAATAATCCCCGGCGGCCACTCGAGGCCTCGGGGACCAGCGGTCAAAAAGTAGTACTGAATGGCGGGTTGAATCTCTCTGTGCTCGATGGCTGGTGGGCGGAAGCCTACGACGGCCTAAACGGCTTCGCCATCGGAACCGGCAGGACCCACTCCAACATGAATGTTCACGATACCCGCGACGGCGAAGATCTATACCGGGTGCTTCGCGAAGAGGTGATTCCACTGTACTACCGGCGCGACCACGATGGCCTGCCGCGCGGCTGGATCAAACGTATGAAACGCACCATTCGGACCCTTGGCTGGCGCTTCAGTGCCGACCGCATGGTGATGGATTACACGCTGAAATGTTACGTTCCCGCCGCAGGCGGCACGTCGAGCGACATGCACGTAACACTGTAA